From a single Thalassophryne amazonica chromosome 7, fThaAma1.1, whole genome shotgun sequence genomic region:
- the wdr73 gene encoding LOW QUALITY PROTEIN: WD repeat-containing protein 73 (The sequence of the model RefSeq protein was modified relative to this genomic sequence to represent the inferred CDS: deleted 3 bases in 2 codons), producing MDRNLSPAPIGNTISPCSMPQLRLPGGGVIGAVFIVCRSNGGRNFDDLLDDWFIESLKSYTDLHVYQLDRPTRVIEWTSDKTVCVAGYSSSKNDIFGAALPLKLFADENKGLCAERDFKVVHGWFLMAPVHCLRHVPGTRCVVTNDGLSNSLQVWELDGDDIDVIRRTGSIEGSVSDSGRGSRIAARLWSRPEVLHGAESGAVQLTALATRQTTYRQEMDSSDPLSSLQFVSDTVFLTGCCNGSFYLTDTRTSAPPQLSPPPVASRGGNHTLVGTCSLGPSSSELSCRVVRLSSSGQAVVSDLRRPGGTLCQVQLDVQTRHCNIDDVTVSWAPVMDNCIAVSGFNGAVQIYDTSAWRVELHEAKPLFQHHGHVVSPQCSDDGIFITSHVWHPERRRTLLSAASDGSVHVWDWVDQSAADASNSHMGQ from the exons ATGGATCGAAACCTCTCGCCCGCTCCTATTGGAAATACCATCTCACCCTGCTCCATGCCCCAGCTCCGTCTTCCCGGCGGAGGCGTCATCGGCGCCGTG TTTATTGTCTGCAGATCAAATGGAGGAAGAAACTTTGATGACCTGTTAGACGACTGGTTCATAGAATCCTTGAAGAG CTACACAGATCTTCATGTGTATCAGCTGGATCGACCCACTCGTGTCATAGAGTGGACGTCGGATAAGA CGGTTTGTGTTGCCGGTTACAGCTCAtctaaaaatgacatttttggagCTGCGTTACCTCTCAAACTCTTTGCAGATGAAAATAAG GGTCTGTGTGCAGAGCGGGATTTTAAAGTTGTTCATGGGTGGTTT CTGATGGCCCCAGTTCATTGCCTCAGGCATGTTCCAGGAACGAG GTGTGTTGTTACAAACGATGGCCTTAGTAACAGCCTGCAGGTATGGGAACTCGACGGAGACGATATCG ACGTGATCAGAAGAACAGGAAGCATTGAGGGGAGTGTGAGTGACTCCGGTCGAGGCAGCAGGATTGCGGCTCGGCTTTGGTCACGTCCAGAAGTTCTGCACGGGGCTGAGAGCGGCGCCGTCCAGCTGACTGCGCTGGCCACAAGACAGACCACATACAGACAAG AAATGGACTCATCTGATCCTCTCAGCTCCTTACAGTTTGTGAGTGACACCGTTTTCCTCACAGGCTGCTGCAACGGCAGCTTCTACCTGACGGACACTCGGACTTCTGCTCCTCCTCAGCTCTCGCCCCCACCTGTGGCTTCA AGGGGAGGCAACCACACTTTGGTGGGCACATGTTCTTTGGGTCCGTCCAGTTCAGAATTGTCCTGCAGGGTGGTTCGTCTGTCCTCGTCTGGACAGGCAGTGGTTTCAGACCTGAGGAGGCCAGGAGGAACCTTATGTCAGGTTCAACTGGATGTCCAAACACGTCACTGCAACATCGATGATGTCACAGTGTCATGGGCACCAGTTATGGATAACTGTATTGCAGTATCAG GTTTCAATGGAGCGGTTCAGATCTATGACACATCTGCGTGGAGGGTAGAGCTACATGAAGCTAAACCGTTGTTTCAGCACCACGGTCACGTGGTTTCACCTCAATGTTCTGATGATGGCATTTTCATTACGTCCCACGTTTGGCATCCCGAGCGCCGCCGCACGCTGCTGTCTGCTGCCTCAGATGGATCCGTCCACGTGTGGGACTGGGTCGACCAATCAGCTGCTGACGCATCAAACAGTCACATGGGACAATGA